From one Mytilus edulis chromosome 1, xbMytEdul2.2, whole genome shotgun sequence genomic stretch:
- the LOC139522037 gene encoding carnosine synthase 1-like: MITPREFLAMLGKTVLVIGVGGYCQRFIWDVYKEFGIKIVLVDPDDKNLAISKVTSFIEYDFLSHQTDQEHATCIIKILKEKGITIDGCVTFLDTCGPLAAIICRQQNLYGPGQEAAYVAKYKGTTYEVLKTKDQTKQFIVKCYQMNTIFDIESAFSYVGVPAVMKPENGCCGAGVKRITDLKQFKVTYENEALTHGNNFTLMEFIEGTQHGIELILFQRELIASFVTDYGPTRKDRFTETAATMPSCLSKDAVEELVTAAHKCCIGIGLVDGVFNVEMKMTSNGPKLIEMNARMPSFYIRDWVLICYRIDLLLYTFMTCLGIRPEMTKPVSTHQIMGIACVPSVHKEHLSKSQTVDLFKDMDQKGIISYHQLSNSLGECENDGNEIPFCSLAVIDQGITKTKEKLLKVWNLIGFNTDSYDVKLFLQHF; this comes from the exons ATGATCACACCACGAGAATTTCTGGCTATGCTGGGCAAAACTGTGTTGGTGATTGGTGTTGGTGGTTATTGTCAACGATTTATTTGGGATGTTTATAAAGAATTCGGAATTAAG ATTGTTTTGGTTGACCCGGATGATAAAAACCTTGCCATTTCAAAGGTCACTTCATTCATTGAATACGACTTTCTGAGTCACCAAACGGACCAGGAGCATGCAACATGcataattaaaattctaaagGAGAAAGGAATAACAATAGACGGCTGTGTTACATTTTTAGACACATGTGGCCCTTTAGCCGCAATCATTTGtcgccaacaaaatttatacggCCCAGGACAAGAAGCAGCATATGTGGCTAAATATAAAGGTACGACCTATGaggttttaaaaacaaaagatcaGACAAAAcagtttatagtaaaatgttacCAAATGAATACTATATTTGACATCGAAagtgcattttcttatgttggaGTTCCCGCCGTTATGAAACCGGAAAACGGATGCTGTGGTGCCGGTGTAAAACGTATTACAGATTTAAAGCAGTTCAAAGTGACTTATGAGAATGAAGCGTTAACACATGGAAACAATTTCACATTGATGGAGTTCATAGAAGGGACTCAGCATGGTATTGAACTTATATTATTTCAGAGAGAGCTCATTGCTTCGTTTGTAACCGACTATGGCCCAACAAGGAAGGATAGATTTACAGAAACCGCCGCCACAATGCCTAGCTGTCTATCAAAAGACGCAGTAGAAGAACTTGTGACTGCTGCACATAAATGTTGTATTGGTATAGGGTTGGTCGACGGGGTTTTCAACGTTGAAATGAAAATGACCTCTAATGGACCAAAGCTTATAGAAATGAATGCTAGAATGCCTAGTTTTTATATAAGGGACTGGGTATTGATATGCTATAGAATTGATCTTCTATTGTATACTTTCATGACTTGTTTAGGAATTCGACCAGAAATGACAAAACCGGTTTCAACTCATCAAATAATGGGCATAGCTTGTGTACCGTCTGTACACAAAGAACATTTGTCTAAGTCACAAACGGTTGATCTATTCAAAGATATGGATCAAAAGGGAATTATAAGTTATCACCAGTTAAGCAACAGTCTAGGCGAGTGTGAAAATGATGGCAATGAAATACCATTTTGTTCTCTTGCTGTCATAGATCAAGGTatcacaaaaacaaaagaaaaactatTAAAAGTTTGGAATTTAATAGGTTTCAACACGGACAGTTACGATGTTAAGTTGtttttacaacacttttaa